GCGAGAAAAAGACCATTGGACACCCCACCCCTCGAAACCTATAAACACTACTGCTGGTCCATGGACAACCATGCAAATAATGCCTAAGCCCAACTTCGTAAAGTTGACTGTTTTCTTTTgctgaaggaaaaaaaaaaaaaaaaagctaaaaagAATCAAACACGGGGCAACCGAACGTCAATTTCTTTTTAAACTCTGTGCGTTTGGTTTGGCAAATTGCATCACGTGGACGGTGGCACATTCGTACACGGTGGAGATAATTGCGTAAAAGAGGAGATGCTTGTGCCTCAGCTGCCTTTAttcccttctttttctctttgatcATGATCTTGGCCTACTTCACTATTCGCCACTTTCGCGAACCGAAAGTTCTTCAGACTTAAGAGTTCCAGTAATACAACTTAAAAAGAGCTACTCAATCCAGCTAAAGCCAAGCCTACATATTATTCTCTCTTCTCAAGTAAACAAACAGAAAATCAGGCCTGCCAGAAACCCAAACCAGATTTCACCtgcaaaattattaaaaacaagAAGTTAAAGACGTCCAAATTCCACTCAAGATCAACATAAAATGAAACTTTAGTTCATCAGTTGCAGCATCATTCAgttttgtttatcttttttccctggaaaaataaaataaaaatcaggcCTTAATTTTACGGCGCCTTAGGCCCTCGAGACAAACCTGGTCTAAATAAGGCATTTTCCACTGTGAACACCATAAACGTCCATGCATGGTTTTGCAAAATCAGATTGCAGTTTGATTCAAGCGAAATTAAGCATTGTCACGCCATGCTCAGTACTTTTTAACTATATCTAAAGACAGTAGTGGAtcataaagcaaataaaaaagaagaaaagttgGGGGAAAATACCAGTTGGCAAAGAAGCAGTGCTCCAAAAGATCCCGGCCTGACCCTGACCGTAGTTTTTATTGCAATCCATACTCGTATTGTATCCATTCTTACAGACGCAGACAAAGGAGTTACTAGGAGGCGCGTACCCACACACACCACCACTCATCTCGCATGCGTTACATTTGGTGTCGATGATGTTATTATCCAATACTCCGTTGACATATTTCAACGCCACCCCATACAGCCATTGCGACGGGTCAGTAGGGTACATCCCTAACGACAGCACAGAGGCGTACCCTTCACACTTCAGTGCACGCAAATCCAGTTCCCCCTTGCCGTTCAGATTCGCCGGAGAGTACACGCAACAAGAGTTGGTAGGCGGGAACAGAGGCAGACCGAGCGAGACGACTGCGGGGCACGTGTATAGAGAAGCGCAGAGGTGAGAGTAGGAAGGGTCGCAGATGGGGGTGCCCTTGAGGGTGAGGGAAGAG
This is a stretch of genomic DNA from Carya illinoinensis cultivar Pawnee chromosome 3, C.illinoinensisPawnee_v1, whole genome shotgun sequence. It encodes these proteins:
- the LOC122303636 gene encoding wall-associated receptor kinase-like 15; amino-acid sequence: MGHPLSFILFHLLPVILFTAQLTLAPDPVCKGTCGSVQVKYPFGTGTGCGSPRFQPYVTCKSDEDLLVFTTHTGSYPITSISYTTSTLIISPSDMSTCTSMRQCSSSLGVDWASPFQLGPSTFILISCTPPTSSLTLKGTPICDPSYSHLCASLYTCPAVVSLGLPLFPPTNSCCVYSPANLNGKGELDLRALKCEGYASVLSLGMYPTDPSQWLYGVALKYVNGVLDNNIIDTKCNACEMSGGVCGYAPPSNSFVCVCKNGYNTSMDCNKNYGQGQAGIFWSTASLPTGEIWFGFLAGLIFCLFT